In Candidatus Defluviilinea proxima, a single genomic region encodes these proteins:
- the ruvB gene encoding Holliday junction branch migration DNA helicase RuvB: MPKPRPLDPESKPDDRVDNALRPQKLDDLIGQDQVKENLGILISAARKREEALDHVLFYGPPGLGKTTLAHVVANEMGVNVKVTAGPAIERAGDLAAILTNLRQGDVLFIDEIHRLGRAVEEVLYPAMEDYSLDIVIGKGPSARSIRLKLPRFTVVGATTRLALVTAPLRARFGAVYRLDYYDIESMRKIVARASGMLKVPADESGISEVARRARGTPRIALRLLRRVRDYAQVRADGTITQSVAREALDLLQVDPLGLDDVDRRVLKTIIEKYNGGPVGLNTIAASISEEQDTIMDVVEPYLLQLGFLDRTPQGRVATKSAYEHLGYAYTAEGQQRLL; the protein is encoded by the coding sequence ATGCCTAAACCTCGTCCCCTCGACCCCGAATCCAAACCCGACGACCGCGTGGATAATGCTCTCCGTCCGCAAAAACTGGATGACCTCATTGGTCAGGACCAAGTCAAAGAGAATCTTGGCATCCTGATCTCTGCGGCGCGCAAACGCGAAGAAGCGCTCGACCATGTTTTGTTTTATGGCCCTCCCGGTCTTGGCAAAACAACCCTTGCACATGTCGTTGCCAATGAAATGGGAGTCAACGTCAAAGTAACGGCGGGACCTGCCATCGAGCGCGCAGGCGACCTGGCTGCCATCCTCACGAATCTCCGTCAAGGGGATGTGTTGTTCATTGACGAGATCCATCGCCTCGGGCGTGCTGTCGAAGAGGTGCTGTATCCCGCGATGGAAGATTACTCGCTGGATATCGTCATTGGTAAGGGACCTTCGGCGCGCTCCATTCGTTTGAAACTGCCGCGCTTTACAGTGGTCGGGGCGACGACGCGTTTGGCGTTGGTGACAGCTCCTCTACGGGCAAGATTCGGTGCCGTCTATCGCTTGGATTATTACGATATTGAGTCCATGAGGAAGATTGTGGCAAGGGCCTCAGGGATGCTCAAAGTCCCAGCCGATGAATCAGGCATCAGTGAAGTAGCGAGGCGTGCGCGTGGGACTCCGCGTATCGCGTTGCGTTTGCTAAGGCGTGTCCGCGACTATGCCCAAGTCCGCGCGGACGGGACGATCACGCAATCCGTTGCGAGAGAAGCGCTGGATCTGTTGCAGGTGGACCCTCTCGGGCTCGACGATGTGGATCGCCGCGTGCTGAAGACCATCATCGAAAAATACAATGGCGGCCCCGTAGGTTTGAACACGATTGCCGCATCGATCAGCGAAGAGCAGGATACGATCATGGATGTGGTTGAACCGTATCTTCTGCAACTCGGCTTCCTCGACCGCACCCCGCAGGGACGTGTTGCCACTAAATCGGCGTATGAGCATTTGGGGTATGCGTACACGGCCGAGGGACAGCAAAGACTTTTATAG
- a CDS encoding efflux RND transporter periplasmic adaptor subunit → MKTTKTLLMLIVILALTLTACGNQQPTTTQGDSSVVPTASKEAVVAEGHLKPAHATNLSFQVRGVVEDVAVKIGDKVSMGDVLARLSSASQAEAQLAAANLELLNAQQALDTLNRTGGANRASAWDAYQQAQIAREEAQKEWNDVNPRDVTERVDEQQSTVNDRKKDLEDAQDEFDKYKDLDKDNSKRKTAEDDLRSAQKDYDNAIAELEDIRRESDSARAALDAALATEAEAKHQYELSIDGANADQLALAQTRLDNAQAQVKAAESTLSNYVITAPFDGIVADVAITVGEQVGTDVRAVSVVDTSSWIIETTDITELEVVGVSVGQSVTFTADAFSDVTMNGVVTAISQSSYTQNGDVIYTVYIKVDDADPRVKWGMTVEVTFPPAE, encoded by the coding sequence ATGAAAACAACAAAAACTTTATTAATGCTGATCGTGATCCTGGCGCTGACATTGACCGCCTGTGGGAATCAGCAACCAACAACCACACAAGGTGACAGTTCGGTGGTGCCTACTGCGTCAAAGGAGGCGGTGGTTGCAGAAGGACATCTCAAACCTGCGCACGCGACCAACTTGTCGTTCCAAGTGCGTGGTGTTGTCGAAGATGTTGCCGTTAAGATCGGTGACAAAGTCAGTATGGGTGATGTGCTTGCACGTCTCTCCAGTGCAAGCCAGGCTGAGGCGCAACTTGCTGCCGCAAACCTGGAATTGCTGAATGCGCAACAGGCTTTAGATACGCTCAATCGTACTGGTGGTGCGAACCGTGCCTCCGCATGGGATGCTTATCAACAGGCCCAGATCGCACGTGAAGAGGCCCAAAAAGAATGGAATGATGTAAATCCTCGCGATGTAACCGAGCGCGTCGACGAACAACAGTCTACAGTCAACGACCGTAAGAAAGATCTTGAAGACGCACAGGATGAGTTCGATAAATACAAAGACCTCGACAAGGATAATTCCAAGCGTAAAACAGCTGAAGATGATCTGCGATCCGCACAAAAAGATTATGACAATGCTATCGCTGAGCTTGAGGATATACGACGAGAAAGTGACAGTGCCCGTGCCGCGCTTGATGCCGCTCTCGCTACCGAAGCAGAAGCCAAGCACCAATATGAACTTTCCATTGATGGCGCCAATGCTGACCAACTAGCCCTTGCGCAAACCCGCCTCGATAATGCGCAGGCGCAGGTCAAGGCGGCGGAATCCACTTTAAGCAATTATGTTATTACCGCCCCGTTCGATGGTATCGTGGCTGATGTGGCCATCACGGTTGGCGAACAGGTCGGGACCGATGTCCGCGCTGTGAGCGTTGTGGATACATCTTCATGGATCATTGAAACGACAGATATTACCGAGCTTGAAGTGGTTGGCGTTTCGGTTGGTCAATCTGTCACATTTACAGCCGATGCGTTCTCTGATGTCACAATGAACGGTGTTGTCACTGCCATTAGTCAATCATCCTATACCCAGAACGGTGATGTGATCTACACCGTCTACATCAAAGTGGATGATGCTGACCCGCGCGTCAAATGGGGTATGACCGTGGAAGTGACATTCCCGCCCGCTGAATAA
- a CDS encoding ABC transporter permease, whose product MKPRWRKVLHDLIDNKGRTLLVVFSIAVGVFSIGVIAGAYQIISNDMGISYASNNPANIEMRMSNFDDDVLSSIRNQRDVEDAEARRVFNMRVRLPGTEKWTTFDVIAFESFEDNTINLLKPIEGAAMPGKREILLEKDAFEALKVNVGDLLEFQLPDGSTKTLPVVGIVQDTAAGAGDFLADPFAYISTDTLQYLGQPKLYNRALVTVSYGGDDLQPIREESVGDFSTDPFAYIMKGVLRFLEQLKLYNSAPVTVPRDGDNPHYIREVGGEVKDKIEGGDIDVIRSRFSETHKHPLGSTINAVLGILLALGVLIVLLSSSLIANTLSALLNQHLRHIGVIKLVGGQRKQVFRMYLTLIMAFGILALLIAVPLGGRGAYALAEFIATKLSFSLLGYRIVPIAFIVQIGVGLFVPLIAGLAPVINGSRITVLKALSGDLAEDEVQFKDGEMRLSWFDWAQVKVTRLLAARGIHIPRPFIISLRNTFRRKSRLWLTLFTLTMGGAIFISVFNVRVTLHDYIGQIGKYFRADVTLDFDQAYRLKEVKKAVMDVDGVVDVEGWQFASGELMDDQKNVIENITLLGPPAESKLVQPLLIDGRWLRTDDVRKMAVSESLTQSFPGLKAGDYIKMRINGHDEVWQVIGIFKFVSQEGVLGYAPYEYISEMNNQANRSFSFRVVTEQHDRAYQNAKAEELDKYMRDKGYKVRVSEAGSASLDAAVESLDILVVFLLIMAVLTAIVGSMGLTGTMGMNVLERTREIGITRAIGADDRAVMRTVIAEGIVIGSISFALAIILSIPFTYGLSTIVSLAIFQTPITVVFTYLGYAIWLALVLVLSTFASILPARNAARLTIREVLAYE is encoded by the coding sequence ATGAAACCTCGTTGGCGAAAAGTTTTACACGATCTCATTGATAATAAGGGACGCACACTGCTGGTTGTCTTTTCCATTGCAGTGGGTGTGTTCTCTATTGGTGTGATCGCAGGTGCCTACCAGATCATCTCGAACGACATGGGTATTTCATATGCATCAAATAACCCTGCAAATATTGAAATGCGCATGTCCAATTTCGATGATGATGTGTTGTCGTCCATTCGAAACCAGAGAGATGTTGAAGATGCCGAGGCGCGGCGTGTGTTCAATATGCGTGTGCGTCTGCCCGGCACGGAAAAATGGACGACGTTCGATGTGATCGCTTTCGAAAGTTTTGAAGACAACACCATTAATCTGTTGAAACCCATCGAAGGCGCCGCCATGCCTGGCAAGCGCGAAATCCTGTTGGAAAAGGACGCGTTCGAAGCCCTGAAAGTGAATGTAGGCGATTTGCTGGAATTCCAGCTCCCCGATGGCTCCACAAAGACCTTGCCGGTTGTCGGCATCGTGCAGGATACGGCGGCTGGTGCGGGCGACTTTCTCGCCGATCCATTCGCCTATATCTCAACTGATACCTTGCAATACTTGGGCCAGCCAAAGTTATATAACCGCGCCCTTGTAACTGTCTCATACGGTGGCGACGATCTACAGCCCATCCGTGAAGAGAGCGTGGGCGATTTCAGCACCGACCCATTTGCCTACATAATGAAAGGTGTCTTGCGTTTCTTGGAGCAACTAAAACTGTACAACAGCGCTCCTGTGACTGTCCCAAGAGACGGCGACAATCCACATTACATTCGTGAAGTGGGCGGAGAGGTAAAGGATAAGATCGAGGGAGGCGACATCGATGTTATCCGCTCTCGATTTTCTGAGACACATAAACACCCATTGGGAAGCACGATCAACGCTGTGTTGGGTATTTTGCTGGCGCTGGGTGTTTTGATCGTTTTGTTGTCCAGTTCGTTGATCGCCAATACGTTGAGCGCATTGTTGAATCAACATTTGCGCCACATTGGTGTGATCAAGCTGGTAGGCGGACAACGGAAGCAAGTCTTCCGCATGTATCTTACGCTTATCATGGCGTTCGGTATTCTGGCTTTGTTGATCGCCGTTCCCTTGGGTGGACGAGGCGCATATGCACTAGCCGAGTTCATTGCAACCAAGTTAAGTTTTAGCCTGTTGGGGTATCGTATTGTGCCAATAGCGTTTATTGTTCAAATTGGCGTAGGGCTTTTCGTTCCATTGATCGCAGGTCTTGCGCCTGTCATTAATGGATCGCGGATTACGGTCTTAAAAGCTCTCAGCGGAGATCTGGCTGAGGATGAGGTCCAGTTCAAAGACGGTGAGATGCGTCTCTCCTGGTTCGATTGGGCACAAGTCAAAGTGACACGCTTGCTTGCGGCGCGCGGTATCCACATCCCACGTCCGTTCATCATTTCATTGAGAAATACATTCCGTAGAAAGAGCCGTCTGTGGTTGACGTTGTTCACGCTTACCATGGGTGGCGCGATCTTTATCTCGGTCTTCAATGTACGCGTGACTTTGCATGATTACATCGGGCAGATCGGGAAATATTTCCGCGCTGATGTGACACTTGATTTCGATCAGGCGTATCGCTTGAAAGAGGTCAAAAAAGCGGTGATGGATGTGGACGGCGTTGTGGATGTTGAGGGTTGGCAGTTTGCGAGCGGTGAGCTCATGGATGATCAAAAGAATGTGATCGAAAACATCACGTTGTTAGGACCACCTGCCGAAAGTAAATTGGTTCAACCTCTTCTTATTGATGGACGATGGTTGCGTACGGATGATGTAAGAAAGATGGCCGTGAGTGAAAGTCTGACACAATCGTTCCCCGGCCTCAAAGCAGGTGACTATATCAAAATGCGCATCAATGGACACGATGAAGTCTGGCAGGTGATCGGCATCTTCAAGTTTGTTTCGCAAGAAGGTGTACTAGGATATGCTCCGTATGAATACATCTCAGAAATGAACAATCAGGCGAATCGTTCCTTCTCCTTTAGAGTTGTGACCGAACAACATGACCGTGCCTATCAAAATGCGAAGGCCGAAGAACTGGATAAATACATGCGTGATAAGGGATACAAAGTCCGCGTGTCTGAGGCGGGAAGCGCATCGTTGGATGCGGCTGTAGAAAGCCTCGACATTCTGGTCGTGTTCCTGTTGATCATGGCGGTTCTGACGGCTATCGTAGGTTCGATGGGCTTGACAGGGACGATGGGTATGAATGTGCTTGAGCGCACACGTGAGATTGGTATCACACGTGCCATTGGCGCAGATGATCGTGCTGTGATGCGGACGGTCATTGCCGAGGGCATAGTGATCGGCTCGATCTCTTTTGCTTTGGCGATCATTTTATCGATCCCATTTACGTATGGACTTTCAACAATTGTAAGTTTGGCAATATTCCAGACACCTATTACAGTGGTGTTTACATATCTGGGATATGCCATATGGCTTGCGCTCGTTTTAGTGCTATCCACGTTTGCGAGCATTTTACCTGCACGTAACGCGGCTCGTCTCACAATCCGTGAGGTATTGGCGTACGAATAG
- a CDS encoding GAF domain-containing protein: MTSDIQRHATLLKAAASAAKNITTILDPQELLQRTVDIICDEFDFYYAGVFFVDEAKQYAVLKSGRGNAGKAMIAEGHKLAIGGNSMIGAAIARREGRIALDVGQEAFFFENPHLPKTRSEMALPLIVGEDVIGALTVQSTEEAAFHDEDIAALQTMADQLAIAIQNSNLHRQAERRSRLLKAANRVGKEVTSILDLETLLPHTVNIICEAYGLYYAGVFLLDETGEYAVLRAGYGKAGKAMIAEGHKLKIGTVSMIGACIAMGEARIALDVGEERVHFKNPHLPHTRSEMALPLIYGGKALGAVTIQSSEERAFSDDDVTTLLTMAEHLAVAINNARLIDELKEAHNEILRNKVFEALTTATTEAIHWIGNKTLPISLTVARLREEIADGQVDVESLREDLDMISESATQIIQVKEQLIGAVREARPRPVLFADILQTAAHQRDIPENLLKVEIDDAVAYVIADGTQLTRAIGNVLQNAAESGAKSVKVTARPTTERGMLEIVVEDNGTGMPQDVAEKAWSPFFSTRGLPHHGLGLPAAMHVISQSQGRIGLVSIEGKGTTVSIVMPATHVDMEAPQTGSVKNILLIDDNDDWAKLFTELLKGTKVKLTQSTDLKKFPSADLILVDENIASLSLTDILSALSAAGLASKTVILTSAINPERVTQFLRGGVKDVMLKPYSGAEITELLQ, translated from the coding sequence ATGACAAGCGATATTCAAAGACATGCTACGTTATTAAAGGCCGCCGCGAGCGCCGCCAAGAACATCACCACCATCTTGGATCCTCAGGAATTACTCCAGCGCACAGTGGATATCATCTGCGATGAGTTTGATTTTTATTATGCGGGTGTGTTTTTCGTTGACGAAGCAAAGCAGTATGCCGTTCTCAAATCTGGGCGTGGCAATGCTGGCAAGGCAATGATCGCAGAAGGACATAAGCTTGCCATTGGTGGAAACTCGATGATTGGCGCGGCCATTGCCAGACGCGAAGGGCGCATCGCTCTGGACGTTGGGCAGGAAGCGTTTTTCTTTGAGAACCCCCACCTCCCGAAGACGCGCTCTGAAATGGCGCTTCCATTGATCGTAGGCGAGGATGTCATCGGTGCATTGACCGTGCAGTCAACCGAAGAAGCCGCATTTCACGATGAGGATATTGCCGCTCTGCAAACCATGGCGGACCAGTTGGCGATCGCCATTCAAAATTCTAATCTGCATCGGCAAGCTGAGCGCCGTTCTCGCTTGTTGAAAGCGGCCAATCGCGTTGGCAAAGAAGTCACATCCATTCTTGATCTTGAGACCTTGCTTCCGCATACCGTAAATATTATTTGTGAAGCATATGGGTTGTATTATGCGGGTGTGTTCCTGCTGGATGAAACTGGCGAATACGCTGTACTGCGTGCTGGGTATGGCAAGGCTGGCAAGGCAATGATTGCCGAAGGTCACAAACTTAAGATCGGCACTGTCTCGATGATTGGTGCCTGTATTGCGATGGGTGAGGCGCGCATTGCCTTGGATGTTGGGGAAGAACGTGTCCATTTCAAAAATCCGCATTTGCCCCACACGCGTTCTGAAATGGCACTACCATTGATTTATGGCGGTAAAGCTCTCGGAGCGGTGACCATTCAAAGTTCTGAAGAACGCGCCTTTAGCGATGACGATGTCACTACGTTGTTGACCATGGCCGAGCATCTTGCTGTTGCCATTAACAATGCTCGCCTTATTGATGAACTAAAGGAAGCGCATAACGAGATCTTGCGTAACAAAGTGTTCGAAGCGTTGACCACTGCGACCACCGAAGCCATTCATTGGATCGGCAATAAGACACTTCCCATCTCGCTCACCGTTGCGCGTCTGCGTGAAGAGATTGCCGATGGGCAAGTGGATGTGGAATCGCTTCGCGAAGATCTGGATATGATCTCAGAAAGCGCCACACAGATCATCCAAGTGAAGGAACAATTGATCGGTGCCGTACGTGAAGCCCGTCCGCGGCCTGTGTTGTTCGCGGATATTCTACAAACAGCCGCACATCAACGTGATATTCCTGAAAACCTGCTCAAGGTTGAGATCGATGATGCGGTGGCTTATGTCATCGCAGACGGTACACAACTCACGCGTGCGATTGGCAATGTCTTGCAGAATGCCGCTGAGTCAGGTGCCAAGTCTGTGAAGGTGACTGCACGTCCCACAACAGAGCGCGGCATGTTGGAGATCGTGGTGGAAGATAATGGTACAGGCATGCCTCAGGATGTTGCAGAAAAAGCCTGGTCGCCATTCTTCTCCACGCGTGGGCTTCCTCATCATGGTCTCGGCCTGCCCGCCGCCATGCACGTTATCTCCCAATCACAGGGACGTATCGGGCTTGTCAGCATTGAAGGCAAAGGTACTACGGTTTCCATAGTCATGCCCGCAACTCATGTTGACATGGAAGCACCTCAAACGGGAAGCGTCAAGAATATTCTTTTGATCGATGATAACGATGACTGGGCGAAGCTCTTTACCGAACTGCTCAAAGGGACGAAGGTCAAATTGACTCAATCGACTGACCTAAAGAAATTCCCGTCTGCTGACCTGATCCTCGTGGATGAAAACATCGCGTCTCTTTCCCTGACCGATATCCTGTCTGCGCTTTCAGCGGCTGGACTTGCATCGAAGACAGTTATCCTCACATCCGCGATCAACCCGGAACGGGTTACACAATTCCTGCGCGGTGGTGTCAAGGATGTTATGTTGAAGCCGTACTCTGGCGCAGAAATAACTGAACTCTTACAGTAA
- a CDS encoding response regulator — MTTVFLVDDERLILRSLEKTLLRAGFDVLTASDCKSGSESFAQSKNEINIAVLDLNMPGFDGIPKTGAGLDLLDDLKKQKADLPVVILTAYDEVSRAKDAVSRGASAFFVKGREQGLVELIQKILSEK, encoded by the coding sequence ATGACCACTGTGTTTTTAGTCGATGATGAAAGGTTGATCCTGCGCAGTCTTGAAAAGACACTTTTGCGTGCAGGTTTCGACGTATTGACCGCGTCCGATTGCAAAAGCGGGAGCGAGTCTTTTGCGCAAAGCAAGAATGAGATCAACATCGCGGTGTTGGATTTGAATATGCCTGGTTTCGATGGGATCCCCAAAACCGGTGCCGGGCTGGACCTGTTGGATGATCTCAAAAAACAAAAAGCTGACCTACCGGTTGTGATCCTGACTGCGTATGATGAAGTAAGCCGCGCAAAGGATGCGGTTTCACGTGGCGCGAGCGCGTTCTTTGTCAAAGGGCGTGAGCAGGGCCTGGTGGAATTGATCCAAAAGATTTTGAGTGAAAAGTAA
- a CDS encoding response regulator — MTDPRKLPQVLYIADSDESRALVGRLLSPSYVVLEAANPLDGLQLAEETNPNLILLDNNLPQITGNEAATRLRKILPNTPIVIISGDLSNGARERALAAGAVGFIPKPIDDDFKMQVGEYLNGKVEKLEQPELHLQAYQQELAEKFEGTIRQLTSTVDRNKYLLQQNQTMFTMLERRHRLLETAARVGQLVTSILDLDDLLKYTVEIICSEFNFYYSGIFLLSSDSKWAVLRAGYGTAGRKMMDEKYRLPVDDHSMIGNAILKQQAQIASDAAGEESRFKNPFLPDTRSEMALPLIAKSEALGALTVQSDSLQAFSEEDITSLQVMADHIAIALSNAQLMDKLAVANAELLRTKTYEAIATATGEAIHWVGNKAAPIPGSIKRVREDLNYLLALIGQLDESALGNAVLAEAVETIKEEAEMAGIDLKAVLDEMSAMKPNRLRALVSIESLIEDLDIAENSAKTILDIKEGLIGPARQRNDAAISLREMITNTVENMGLPNGVVELNWSEDMPHAYVDARQVEQVFNNLIKNAWEALTNTPDPKICVNGQRDEDPDFVLVTIKDNGPGIPKEIQEKIWVSFFTTKGGSGGTGLGLSSVMQIVNQHGGKIMLESETGMGATFSVRLPVEKNSQGG, encoded by the coding sequence ATGACGGACCCACGCAAACTTCCTCAGGTGCTTTACATTGCCGACAGCGACGAATCCCGTGCGCTGGTGGGGCGTTTGCTTTCCCCAAGCTATGTGGTGCTTGAAGCCGCGAACCCATTGGATGGTTTGCAACTTGCTGAAGAGACCAACCCTAATTTGATCTTGTTGGATAACAACCTTCCACAGATCACCGGCAACGAAGCGGCAACACGTCTTCGTAAGATTTTGCCCAATACGCCCATTGTCATTATTTCTGGCGATCTCTCGAACGGTGCCCGTGAGCGTGCGTTAGCGGCAGGTGCTGTAGGCTTCATCCCTAAACCGATCGATGATGATTTTAAGATGCAAGTTGGAGAATATTTGAACGGCAAGGTTGAAAAGCTTGAACAGCCAGAATTACATCTGCAAGCTTATCAACAGGAACTGGCTGAAAAGTTCGAAGGGACTATCCGTCAATTAACCTCTACGGTCGACCGCAATAAATATTTGCTTCAACAAAATCAGACCATGTTTACGATGCTCGAACGCAGGCATCGCCTCCTTGAAACAGCCGCCCGTGTGGGGCAGTTGGTCACATCCATTTTGGATCTGGATGATTTGTTGAAATATACGGTCGAAATTATTTGCAGTGAGTTCAATTTTTATTATTCCGGTATCTTTCTGTTATCAAGCGATTCGAAATGGGCTGTGCTTCGGGCAGGTTACGGTACTGCTGGACGAAAGATGATGGACGAAAAATACCGCTTGCCGGTGGATGACCACTCGATGATCGGAAATGCCATCTTGAAGCAACAAGCGCAGATCGCTTCGGATGCGGCTGGAGAGGAATCGCGCTTCAAGAATCCATTTTTGCCTGATACACGTTCTGAGATGGCTCTGCCCCTGATCGCTAAATCGGAAGCGCTTGGCGCACTGACCGTGCAAAGTGATTCATTGCAGGCTTTCTCTGAAGAGGACATTACGTCTCTGCAGGTGATGGCTGACCATATCGCCATTGCCTTGAGCAATGCTCAACTAATGGACAAATTGGCAGTTGCGAATGCAGAGTTGTTACGGACAAAGACTTACGAAGCGATTGCTACGGCTACTGGTGAAGCCATCCACTGGGTGGGGAACAAGGCCGCACCCATTCCCGGTAGTATCAAACGTGTGCGCGAAGATTTGAATTACCTGCTGGCTTTGATCGGACAGTTGGATGAATCAGCGTTGGGAAATGCTGTTTTGGCCGAAGCAGTTGAAACGATCAAAGAAGAAGCGGAGATGGCCGGTATCGATCTGAAAGCTGTGCTCGATGAGATGTCCGCGATGAAGCCGAATCGTCTCAGAGCTTTAGTCAGTATCGAGTCTTTGATCGAAGATTTGGATATCGCAGAGAATAGCGCGAAGACGATCCTTGATATCAAAGAAGGTTTGATCGGCCCTGCGCGGCAGAGAAATGACGCGGCGATTTCGTTGCGTGAGATGATCACAAACACCGTGGAGAATATGGGATTGCCGAATGGTGTTGTGGAATTGAATTGGTCGGAAGATATGCCGCACGCCTATGTGGATGCACGACAGGTGGAGCAGGTTTTCAATAATCTGATTAAGAATGCTTGGGAGGCGTTGACGAATACGCCTGACCCGAAAATTTGTGTGAACGGACAACGTGATGAAGACCCGGACTTTGTGTTGGTTACCATAAAAGATAACGGCCCTGGTATCCCAAAAGAAATTCAGGAAAAAATCTGGGTTTCGTTTTTCACTACAAAAGGTGGAAGCGGTGGGACCGGGCTTGGACTCTCTTCTGTGATGCAGATCGTTAACCAGCATGGCGGTAAGATCATGTTGGAAAGTGAAACTGGAATGGGCGCAACATTTTCTGTGCGTTTGCCTGTTGAAAAGAATAGCCAAGGAGGATGA